From the Manis javanica isolate MJ-LG chromosome 11, MJ_LKY, whole genome shotgun sequence genome, one window contains:
- the FADD gene encoding FAS-associated death domain protein: MDPFLVLLHSVSAGLSSNEVTELKFLCQGRVGKRKMERVQSGLDLFSVLLEQNELGPECTVLLRDLLASLRRQDLLRRLDDFEAGAAHGAAPQERDLRAAFDIICDNVGKDWRRLARQLKVSDAKIDAIEEKYPRNLTEQVRESLRVWKNAGKEDAAVSHLVAALRACRLNLVADLIEEDQQARDLQNQDLAPCP; this comes from the exons ATGGACCCGTTCTTGGTCCTGCTGCACTCGGTGTCGGCCGGCCTGTCGAGCAACGAAGTCACGGAGCTCAAGTTCCTGTGCCAGGGCCGCGTTGGCAAGAGGAAGATGGAGCGCGTGCAGAGCGGCCTCGACCTCTTCTCCGTGCTGCTCGAGCAGAACGAGCTGGGGCCCGAGTGCACCGTTCTGCTGCGCGACCTGCTCGCCTCCCTGCGGCGCCAGGACCTGCTGCGGCGGCTGGACGACTTCGAGGCGGGCGCGGCGCACGGGGCCGCGCCGCAGGAGCGAg ATCTGCGTGCGGCTTTTGACATCATATGTGATAACGTGGGGAAGGACTGGAGAAGACTGGCTCGCCAGCTGAAAGTGTCCGATGCCAAGATCGATGCCATCGAGGAGAAATACCCCCGCAACCTGACGGAGCAGGTGAGGGAGTCTCTGAGAGTCTGGAAGAACGCTGGGAAAGAGGACGCTGCCGTGTCCCACCTGGTGGCGGCACTCAGGGCCTGCCGGCTGAATCTGGTGGCAGACCTCATCGAGGAGGACCAGCAGGCCCGGGACCTCCAGAACCAGGACCTGGCGCCATGTCCCTGA